From Panicum hallii strain FIL2 chromosome 2, PHallii_v3.1, whole genome shotgun sequence, a single genomic window includes:
- the LOC112881053 gene encoding cortical cell-delineating protein-like: protein MASSRLAMFVAILAFVAVVVHSCEPNCPTPTPPVAPSPPIVPTPPSGGGSCPIDALQLNVCANVLNLVKLNLPVGNDQCCPLLDGLVDLDAAICLCTAIKANVLGISVNADVDVRILLNYCGKTCPADFTCPSN from the coding sequence ATGGCGTCGTCCAGGCTTGCTATGTTCGTGGCCATCCTCGCCTTTGTGGCAGTCGTGGTGCATAGCTGTGAGCCAAACTGCCCTACCCCAACCCCACCGGTCGCCCCCAGCCCACCGATCGTGCCAACACCACCATCCGGTGGTGGTTCATGCCCAATTGACGCGTTGCAACTGAACGTGTGCGCCAATGTGCTGAACCTGGTGAAGCTTAACCTTCCGGTTGGTAATGACCAGTGCTGCCCGCTCCTTGATGGACTTGTGGACCTTGACGCCGCTATTTGCCTCTGCACCGCCATCAAGGCCAATGTCCTCGGTATCAGCGTTAATGCGGATGTCGACGTGCGCATCCTCCTCAACTACTGTGGCAAGACCTGCCCTGCGGACTTCACCTGCCCCTCcaactaa